A window of the Methanomassiliicoccales archaeon genome harbors these coding sequences:
- a CDS encoding DNA alkylation repair protein has protein sequence MNSEEREYESIFNELKKLCRPEAAEGMARFGIKSTNVYGVSIPNLRRMARKIGRNHSLAQPLWSSAIHEARILASMIDDPDQVTEKQMDCWIKDFDSWDLCDQCCMNLFRKTSVAWKKAIEWAEERTGEFERHAGFALMACLAWYDKESSDEDFLSFLTVIEQGADDERNYVKKAVNWALRNIGKRNQYLNRRAIETAAKIAKTDSRSAKWIAADAIRELTSDAVKGRLDMIRDAEEVSR, from the coding sequence ATGAACTCCGAAGAAAGGGAATATGAGAGCATTTTTAATGAATTGAAAAAGTTATGTAGGCCTGAAGCAGCAGAAGGCATGGCGCGATTTGGTATCAAATCAACCAACGTCTACGGCGTCTCAATTCCAAATCTGAGGAGAATGGCAAGAAAAATCGGAAGAAATCATTCTCTTGCCCAGCCACTGTGGTCCTCAGCGATCCATGAAGCGCGCATACTTGCGAGCATGATTGACGATCCAGATCAAGTGACAGAAAAGCAAATGGATTGCTGGATCAAGGATTTTGATTCTTGGGATCTCTGTGATCAATGTTGCATGAATTTGTTTAGAAAAACAAGTGTAGCGTGGAAGAAGGCGATTGAATGGGCAGAAGAACGCACGGGGGAATTCGAAAGGCACGCTGGGTTCGCCCTGATGGCGTGCCTAGCGTGGTACGATAAGGAATCATCTGACGAGGACTTCTTGAGTTTTCTAACCGTAATAGAACAGGGAGCGGATGACGAGAGAAATTATGTCAAGAAAGCAGTTAACTGGGCGCTGAGGAATATAGGAAAGCGAAATCAGTATTTGAATAGGCGAGCGATTGAAACCGCGGCAAAAATCGCGAAAACAGATTCAAGAAGTGCTAAATGGATCGCTGCGGATGCGATTCGAGAATTGACAAGCGATGCTGTAAAAGGACGACTTGATATGATTCGCGACGCTGAAGAAGTTAGCCGATAA
- a CDS encoding cupin domain-containing protein: MKVFSVGDAKTFQNVHGVDARKIYDSEHAEVIHMALAPGQSLKKHTTPVDVFFYILEGKGIVEIGDEAEEVKRDMLIDSPKGIPHLVRNTGDSLLRFLVIKVPKQKEPTKVHQ; encoded by the coding sequence ATGAAGGTATTCAGTGTTGGGGATGCAAAGACTTTTCAAAATGTGCATGGAGTTGATGCAAGGAAGATCTATGACAGCGAACATGCTGAGGTGATACACATGGCACTCGCGCCGGGGCAGTCTCTAAAGAAACACACCACGCCCGTGGACGTATTCTTCTATATCCTTGAAGGCAAAGGCATAGTCGAAATCGGCGACGAAGCTGAAGAGGTAAAAAGGGACATGCTCATCGACAGTCCTAAGGGCATACCGCATCTTGTGCGGAATACTGGTGACAGTCTCCTCCGATTCCTAGTTATTAAGGTTCCGAAGCAAAAGGAGCCAACAAAGGTTCATCAATAG
- a CDS encoding class II glutamine amidotransferase, translated as MCRLFGIIANRPVDIQFSFFGADKPFVSLTRDNPHGWGIGWYENGVPKFFKEGKEDQRDYRFERVKSVNSKIIVSHVRHATNGAPTSENAHPFVYKNFVFAHNGGVDRIWILENLDNRFKKELNSQTDSEAYFLLIMQFLEKTHDMVDSIRSAVKVLKKSYYSGLNFILSDGNNLYAFRDASSNRNHYTLYFLKRCSKESGPYEHNSSTGQLIRSKSLWGEEAVLISSEKLTDDEKWEELKLGELLVVDSNLDIQRIVV; from the coding sequence ATGTGCCGACTCTTCGGTATAATCGCTAATAGGCCTGTCGATATCCAATTTTCTTTCTTTGGAGCAGATAAACCATTTGTGAGTTTGACTAGGGATAATCCTCATGGGTGGGGAATCGGATGGTATGAAAATGGTGTTCCAAAGTTCTTCAAAGAAGGTAAAGAAGATCAAAGGGATTACCGATTTGAGAGAGTAAAAAGTGTTAATTCTAAGATTATTGTTTCTCACGTAAGACATGCCACCAACGGAGCTCCAACGAGCGAAAACGCCCATCCTTTTGTATACAAGAACTTTGTTTTTGCCCACAATGGGGGTGTAGATCGAATTTGGATTCTGGAGAATCTCGACAATAGATTCAAAAAGGAATTAAATAGCCAGACGGATTCCGAGGCGTATTTTTTGCTGATCATGCAGTTCCTTGAGAAAACTCACGACATGGTTGATTCGATAAGAAGTGCGGTCAAGGTGCTCAAGAAATCCTATTACAGTGGACTAAATTTCATTTTATCAGATGGCAACAATCTTTATGCATTCAGGGATGCATCATCTAATCGTAATCATTACACTCTATATTTTCTGAAAAGATGCTCAAAAGAAAGTGGTCCCTATGAACATAATTCCTCAACAGGTCAGTTGATTCGAAGCAAATCTTTATGGGGCGAGGAGGCTGTTTTGATTTCATCGGAGAAACTGACTGATGATGAGAAATGGGAGGAATTGAAACTCGGAGAGCTACTTGTTGTGGATTCCAATCTAGATATCCAAAGAATAGTTGTATAG
- a CDS encoding helix-turn-helix domain-containing protein yields the protein MGRSRSSIDVKRILELRLNGMSYRQIAREMGVSHSTVARILNDDCEACRIDAGGGQCTRNSPVRKRKIENRK from the coding sequence TTGGGAAGATCAAGATCCTCGATCGACGTCAAAAGAATCCTTGAATTAAGGCTGAACGGAATGAGCTACAGGCAGATCGCAAGGGAAATGGGTGTGTCGCATTCAACCGTTGCAAGAATTCTCAACGATGACTGCGAGGCCTGTCGTATTGATGCCGGAGGAGGACAATGCACTCGGAACTCCCCCGTTAGAAAACGGAAGATTGAGAACAGGAAATAA
- a CDS encoding sulfurtransferase TusA family protein, which produces MKIEPDRKLDCIGLFCPEPVFRTRMELDEMRVGEVLEVSADDPAAEDDIRSLVRSLEQEVVSVDRKGNQVRILIRKVK; this is translated from the coding sequence ATGAAAATTGAACCTGATAGAAAGCTGGATTGCATTGGCCTTTTTTGCCCCGAACCTGTGTTTCGGACAAGAATGGAGCTTGACGAGATGCGTGTAGGAGAAGTTCTAGAGGTCTCAGCAGACGATCCAGCTGCAGAGGATGATATACGAAGCCTCGTAAGAAGCCTCGAACAGGAAGTCGTAAGTGTGGATAGAAAAGGTAACCAGGTTCGAATTTTGATAAGAAAAGTAAAATGA
- a CDS encoding DsrE family protein, whose product MSEKKKILYVQTSGLDAPERTYAPFILATTAAMMNMEATIYFLIKGVTIVKKGEAEKIKLGAFPSLKEVMDQAVKAGVKLMVCEQSCTLLGIPRGDFEPEAKIVGAATLNDLVVSSDAVICF is encoded by the coding sequence ATGTCTGAAAAGAAAAAAATACTGTATGTACAGACAAGTGGATTGGATGCGCCAGAAAGAACTTATGCTCCGTTCATTTTGGCAACAACGGCTGCCATGATGAATATGGAGGCTACGATCTATTTCTTGATTAAAGGAGTCACAATAGTGAAAAAAGGAGAGGCAGAAAAAATCAAGCTCGGCGCCTTCCCTTCTTTAAAAGAAGTCATGGACCAGGCGGTAAAGGCAGGAGTGAAGCTCATGGTCTGCGAGCAGAGCTGCACTTTACTCGGAATTCCTCGTGGCGATTTCGAGCCCGAGGCCAAAATTGTAGGTGCAGCGACTCTGAATGATTTAGTCGTGAGTTCAGATGCCGTAATCTGCTTCTGA
- a CDS encoding cysteine desulfurase family protein, producing the protein MDHTAGKPVDGRVIEVMAEYMRYHYGNPVSIHPFGEEPRRALEEARKNIVNLINAGKKDIIVFTSGATESNNMAIKGVANRYADRGKHVITSSIEHMSVLNPCKYLKTKGFDLTFLPVDRYGVVNIESLERELRNDTILVSIQYANGEIGTIQPIRVISEIVHRKSALLHVDATAAIGQIPIDVEKDGIDLLTLSSNDIYGPKGVGALFLREGVRLEPIFHGGGQERGLRSGTENVPGIAGFGKAAEIAMKEMEGESARLAKLRDKLIRGLLESIPHSYLNGHAVNRLPDNAAVRFSFIEGESILLSLSMIGVAASSGSACTTKTLEPSHVLMATGLKHEEAHGSILFTLGKQNTEEEADYVISAMPGIIKRLRAMSPLTPKELVS; encoded by the coding sequence ATGGATCACACGGCCGGAAAACCTGTGGATGGACGAGTCATCGAAGTGATGGCGGAATATATGCGATATCATTATGGCAACCCTGTTTCCATACATCCATTCGGCGAAGAGCCAAGGAGGGCTTTGGAGGAGGCACGCAAAAATATTGTAAATTTGATAAACGCTGGAAAGAAGGACATCATAGTTTTTACTTCAGGCGCCACCGAGAGCAACAACATGGCTATTAAAGGTGTGGCAAATCGCTATGCTGATCGAGGAAAACATGTGATAACCTCAAGCATCGAACATATGTCCGTTTTGAATCCGTGCAAATACCTCAAAACAAAGGGATTCGACTTAACATTCCTGCCAGTGGATCGGTATGGCGTCGTGAATATTGAAAGCCTCGAGCGCGAGTTGAGAAATGACACAATTCTCGTGTCGATTCAGTATGCGAACGGGGAAATTGGAACTATTCAGCCTATCAGAGTTATAAGTGAAATAGTACATAGGAAGAGCGCGCTGCTTCATGTGGACGCTACAGCAGCGATAGGACAGATTCCGATCGATGTGGAAAAGGACGGAATCGATCTTCTTACTCTTTCTTCAAACGACATTTATGGGCCTAAAGGCGTTGGCGCCCTCTTTCTTCGCGAGGGAGTACGCCTGGAACCGATTTTCCACGGTGGCGGCCAGGAAAGGGGACTGCGATCGGGAACAGAAAATGTGCCGGGAATTGCGGGATTTGGAAAAGCTGCCGAGATCGCAATGAAAGAGATGGAAGGAGAAAGTGCAAGACTAGCCAAGCTAAGGGATAAACTTATCAGGGGTTTGCTCGAATCCATACCTCATTCCTATCTAAACGGGCATGCGGTAAATCGCCTGCCAGACAACGCTGCGGTTAGATTCAGCTTCATAGAAGGGGAATCGATACTATTGAGCCTAAGCATGATAGGAGTGGCAGCATCGTCGGGGTCGGCGTGCACCACGAAAACTCTCGAGCCCTCGCATGTATTGATGGCAACGGGGCTGAAGCATGAGGAAGCACATGGCTCTATTTTATTTACACTTGGAAAACAGAACACAGAGGAAGAAGCCGATTATGTCATAAGCGCAATGCCCGGTATCATCAAGAGGTTGAGGGCGATGTCACCGTTGACACCGAAGGAGTTGGTGAGTTAA
- the nifU gene encoding Fe-S cluster assembly scaffold protein NifU, which yields MYSDKVLEHFKNPRNMGEIPDADGIGTVGNPVCGDMMTIYIKVSDDRIEDIKFKTFGCGAAVATSSMVTELAKGKTLEEALKITRKDVADALEGLPPVKMHCSNLAADALKAAIEDYYKKKRTREGSN from the coding sequence ATGTATAGCGATAAAGTTTTGGAGCATTTTAAAAATCCGCGAAACATGGGGGAGATCCCTGATGCTGATGGAATAGGGACTGTCGGGAATCCTGTTTGTGGAGACATGATGACGATCTACATCAAAGTGAGCGACGATAGGATTGAGGACATAAAATTCAAGACATTTGGCTGCGGAGCAGCTGTTGCCACAAGCAGCATGGTGACCGAACTCGCCAAAGGCAAAACCTTGGAAGAGGCATTGAAAATAACGAGAAAAGATGTAGCTGATGCGCTCGAGGGCCTCCCACCGGTCAAAATGCATTGTTCAAACCTAGCAGCAGATGCACTCAAAGCTGCCATAGAGGATTATTATAAGAAGAAAAGGACTAGGGAGGGCTCAAATTGA
- a CDS encoding flavin reductase family protein, whose translation MKKEINAKNCLYPMPTVLVGALVNGKPNYAAIAHVGIADFGSITISVNKKHYTNLGIRETKCFSVNIPTEDMVKVTDYCGLVSGRDEDKSTLFKTFYGKLKTAPMIEECPVCMECELVSIIDFPNHDLFVGKIIETYCDEKVMTGANLDFSKLRPILFSMTDRSYYRLGERLAKPWSIGKEFKRGTSN comes from the coding sequence ATGAAAAAAGAAATCAATGCAAAGAATTGTCTATACCCTATGCCGACGGTGCTTGTTGGTGCATTGGTCAACGGGAAACCGAATTATGCTGCGATTGCTCACGTTGGCATAGCTGATTTCGGATCTATTACCATAAGTGTGAATAAAAAACACTACACTAATTTGGGTATAAGGGAAACCAAATGCTTCAGCGTCAACATCCCAACGGAGGACATGGTGAAGGTGACCGATTATTGTGGACTTGTATCTGGAAGAGACGAAGACAAGTCTACTCTTTTCAAGACATTTTACGGGAAACTTAAGACGGCCCCAATGATCGAAGAGTGCCCAGTTTGCATGGAATGTGAACTCGTCTCAATAATTGACTTTCCCAATCATGATTTATTCGTCGGGAAGATCATAGAAACATATTGCGATGAGAAGGTGATGACCGGCGCTAATTTGGATTTCTCGAAACTCCGGCCTATTTTGTTCTCGATGACAGACCGATCGTATTACCGTCTCGGCGAAAGATTAGCCAAACCCTGGAGTATAGGTAAGGAGTTCAAAAGAGGCACCAGTAATTGA
- the cas6 gene encoding CRISPR-associated endoribonuclease Cas6, which yields MRLTLEFAFDRQLRLPIQYNYQIQSLLYNNISPELAEFLHDHGFHAGKRRFKLFTFSRLQGKFFFEAGNGTMIFRPPVYITISSPVERFVSELANSLLQKEDLLLCKNRIHVKSIRVHPEPELTRDIKIKMISPLTVYSTLMTADGRKKTYYYSPYEDEFAEMVDENLRKKYFALYRKSPRAKKLEITPISKPHLKILNYRGTVIKAWLGLFHLSGNLKILKLAYDTGVGSKNSQGFGMFEVVE from the coding sequence ATGCGTCTTACGCTTGAATTCGCCTTTGATCGGCAACTAAGACTTCCAATCCAGTATAATTATCAAATCCAGAGTTTATTATATAATAATATTTCGCCAGAATTAGCAGAATTTCTTCATGACCATGGTTTTCATGCCGGGAAACGCAGATTTAAGCTTTTTACTTTTTCGAGACTTCAAGGTAAATTCTTTTTTGAGGCAGGAAACGGGACGATGATTTTTAGACCTCCTGTTTACATAACAATCAGTTCTCCAGTCGAGAGATTTGTTAGCGAACTTGCAAATTCACTACTTCAAAAGGAAGATCTATTGCTGTGTAAGAATAGGATTCATGTAAAATCGATCAGAGTGCATCCTGAACCAGAGTTAACACGAGATATTAAGATAAAGATGATATCACCTCTCACTGTTTATAGCACATTAATGACGGCCGATGGTAGGAAGAAAACTTACTACTATTCACCTTATGAGGACGAATTTGCAGAAATGGTTGATGAAAATTTGAGAAAAAAATATTTCGCGCTTTATCGAAAATCACCGAGAGCAAAAAAATTGGAAATCACCCCGATCAGCAAGCCGCATCTGAAGATATTAAATTATAGAGGAACTGTTATAAAAGCATGGCTCGGACTATTTCATTTGAGCGGAAACTTAAAAATACTCAAGTTAGCATATGATACAGGTGTGGGGAGTAAGAATTCGCAAGGCTTTGGCATGTTTGAGGTAGTCGAATGA
- the cas8b gene encoding type I-B CRISPR-associated protein Cas8b/Csh1 produces MIEAIWNIGKYVSEKEKKNGVEDDLVEIYIDRSKLQKTKKILCIVLCESMEDIEYKGIAVEDYSSEKPVLYRPRSPNGPDILPCSIITEPIKTFNKKLLAWFEKYKDLDERFDKIYMTLNENKNLIESELSEVYKSLRVDKKNGIDERTNALLTIKFVENGEEKHLGEDQSFREIFSRLSRERYYLYEEGESRGNGICRLCGQEKELGGYVLASLGFKFATPDKPGFTPNLCRCDYWKSIQICYDCAEIIEWGKRFLDENLSFPKEDNFLGCRYYVIPKFVFGQMFDELYNVIMSGPYKNKDYDEGLLTKEDWIEIEIAKKEDVLSLIFLFYDKDQSRFLIHQYIEDVVPSWLKQIDESQKKIRKMPIFQEEAVKKIFGKDSVGNFVAFRYGNDRGLGRAGNNWYAVFLRSFFNSRDATGNYGDEFRSVIGAILSSKKISREMVITSFVREITDSVRKRKIFDFHTLCIKSFMLLLFLGDLKLIDVSCMGGNKKMEETKEKVGSSRSLLERIDEFFKDYGITGEDRRAAFCVGMLADRVLEVQRKEREKKFGEEPFWEKLHDLRLDESRIKSIYRDSLAKLRQYKRAYQSLEEVVGIHLAAAESKWKSSRDDISYFFALGMTLSKLLIYADNEEKEMWV; encoded by the coding sequence ATGATAGAAGCCATTTGGAATATCGGCAAATATGTAAGCGAAAAAGAGAAGAAGAATGGCGTAGAAGACGATTTGGTGGAGATTTACATTGACCGTTCTAAACTTCAAAAAACGAAGAAAATTTTATGCATAGTGTTGTGCGAGAGTATGGAAGACATTGAATACAAAGGCATAGCCGTTGAAGATTATTCTTCTGAGAAACCCGTACTTTACCGGCCGCGCTCTCCAAATGGTCCTGATATTCTACCATGTTCAATCATTACCGAACCAATAAAAACTTTCAACAAAAAATTATTGGCATGGTTTGAGAAATATAAGGACTTGGATGAGCGTTTTGACAAAATCTACATGACACTTAACGAAAATAAGAATTTGATTGAAAGTGAATTGAGTGAAGTTTACAAGAGTTTAAGGGTAGATAAGAAAAATGGCATCGACGAGAGAACTAATGCATTACTCACAATAAAATTCGTTGAAAACGGGGAGGAAAAGCATCTTGGAGAAGATCAATCTTTCAGAGAGATTTTTTCAAGGTTGTCAAGAGAACGCTATTATTTATATGAGGAGGGCGAATCGAGAGGAAATGGAATCTGTCGGTTATGCGGGCAAGAGAAGGAATTGGGAGGATATGTCCTCGCATCTCTTGGATTTAAATTCGCTACACCGGACAAACCTGGTTTCACCCCAAATCTCTGTAGATGTGATTATTGGAAATCTATACAAATTTGTTATGATTGTGCGGAAATCATTGAATGGGGAAAAAGATTTCTTGATGAGAATTTGAGTTTTCCGAAAGAGGACAATTTCTTGGGATGTCGTTACTATGTAATTCCAAAGTTTGTTTTTGGCCAGATGTTCGATGAACTCTATAATGTAATAATGTCCGGCCCCTACAAGAACAAGGACTATGATGAGGGGCTTTTAACAAAGGAGGATTGGATTGAAATTGAAATCGCAAAGAAAGAGGATGTTCTGAGCTTGATCTTCTTATTCTACGACAAAGACCAAAGCAGGTTCTTAATTCACCAATACATTGAGGATGTTGTCCCGTCGTGGCTTAAGCAAATTGACGAATCTCAGAAAAAAATCAGAAAAATGCCAATTTTCCAAGAAGAAGCCGTAAAGAAGATTTTCGGCAAAGACAGCGTAGGAAATTTTGTCGCATTTAGATACGGAAATGATCGGGGCCTCGGGCGAGCGGGAAATAACTGGTATGCAGTTTTTTTACGCTCTTTTTTCAATTCTAGAGATGCAACAGGCAACTATGGTGATGAATTCAGATCAGTAATCGGTGCCATTCTCTCAAGCAAGAAAATCAGCCGTGAAATGGTGATTACGTCGTTTGTGAGGGAAATCACTGACAGTGTCCGAAAAAGAAAAATCTTCGATTTCCACACTTTATGTATTAAATCGTTTATGCTCTTGCTTTTCTTGGGGGACCTTAAATTGATTGATGTAAGTTGCATGGGAGGGAATAAAAAGATGGAAGAAACGAAGGAAAAAGTAGGTTCATCAAGGAGTCTTTTAGAGAGAATCGATGAATTTTTCAAAGATTATGGGATTACAGGGGAAGATAGGCGCGCCGCCTTTTGTGTCGGTATGTTAGCAGACCGTGTTCTGGAAGTCCAGAGAAAGGAGAGAGAAAAGAAATTTGGAGAAGAACCATTTTGGGAAAAATTACACGATCTGAGGTTAGATGAGTCGCGAATTAAAAGCATCTATCGTGACTCACTAGCAAAGCTAAGACAGTATAAAAGAGCATACCAGAGTTTAGAGGAGGTCGTCGGTATTCATCTTGCGGCCGCGGAGAGTAAGTGGAAATCCTCAAGAGACGATATAAGCTATTTTTTTGCGCTGGGGATGACGCTTTCAAAATTGCTTATATATGCGGACAATGAGGAGAAGGAAATGTGGGTATAA